One genomic region from bacterium encodes:
- a CDS encoding protein kinase produces the protein MRKGLRLGKYRLERHLGSGAFADVWSARDTVENRVVALKITSKEVVEQHGRAAIEREARIAANLSHPNIVGTRNADWLDGRFLIATDLARINLASYAGARRSANVALRVIGDVISGLAYAHERRLMHRDLKPENILIFADGRAALADFGTSVFAKAGTITMTEVGTLGYMAPEQAYGRPSLSSDVFSVGVIAYDLLSGKLLSWPFDWPPRGYPRFQSRVPEPLHPVIRKACEFNPRKRYRNGVEFLDAWDAAMRKIERNRTPKPRKSRKQIEPPSPLEVQARLFRKRHGARLGMKFECHGCEGPIAETMSFCPWCGSSENSFREITRFPLVCPSCERGVKAEWKACPWCYAGRFEGNGREPRFDPLAERNCTRRDCDGQLRKFMRYCPLCKQKPRRVWSDAELSDRCPRCRWSVSREFWHFCPWCGRKEKR, from the coding sequence TTGCGCAAGGGTTTGCGCCTGGGGAAATACCGCCTGGAGCGGCATCTGGGTAGCGGTGCGTTCGCAGACGTGTGGTCGGCGCGCGATACAGTCGAGAACCGCGTCGTGGCGCTGAAGATCACCTCTAAAGAGGTGGTCGAACAGCACGGTCGCGCGGCAATCGAACGCGAGGCGCGCATTGCGGCCAACCTGTCGCATCCGAACATCGTCGGCACACGCAACGCCGACTGGCTCGACGGGCGCTTCTTGATCGCAACCGATCTGGCTCGCATCAATCTTGCGAGCTATGCGGGCGCGCGTCGCTCGGCAAACGTGGCGTTGAGGGTAATCGGCGACGTGATCTCGGGCCTGGCGTATGCTCACGAGCGACGCCTGATGCACCGGGACCTCAAACCCGAGAACATCTTGATCTTTGCGGATGGTCGCGCGGCGCTTGCTGACTTTGGCACGTCGGTATTCGCGAAGGCCGGTACGATCACGATGACGGAAGTGGGTACTCTCGGATACATGGCGCCGGAACAGGCCTATGGCCGTCCCAGCCTTTCATCGGATGTGTTCTCGGTCGGCGTGATCGCGTACGATCTGCTCTCGGGCAAGCTCCTTTCCTGGCCGTTCGACTGGCCCCCTCGCGGCTACCCGCGTTTCCAGTCACGGGTACCCGAACCCCTGCATCCCGTGATTCGCAAGGCTTGCGAATTCAACCCCCGCAAGCGCTACCGCAATGGTGTCGAGTTTCTAGACGCGTGGGATGCGGCGATGCGCAAGATCGAACGCAACCGGACACCCAAACCTCGAAAGAGTCGCAAGCAGATCGAGCCACCGTCGCCCCTCGAAGTTCAGGCTCGCTTGTTCCGCAAGCGCCACGGCGCGCGACTCGGCATGAAGTTCGAGTGCCATGGTTGCGAAGGGCCGATTGCCGAGACCATGAGCTTCTGTCCGTGGTGTGGCAGTTCGGAAAACTCCTTTCGCGAGATCACCCGCTTCCCGCTCGTGTGTCCGAGTTGTGAACGAGGTGTGAAGGCGGAGTGGAAAGCCTGCCCCTGGTGCTACGCAGGTCGGTTCGAAGGCAACGGCCGCGAACCGCGTTTCGACCCCCTGGCCGAACGGAACTGCACGCGTCGCGATTGCGATGGCCAGCTGCGGAAGTTCATGCGCTACTGTCCGTTGTGCAAACAGAAACCTCGCCGAGTCTGGAGCGATGCCGAACTTTCCGATCGCTGCCCGCGCTGTCGTTGGTCCGTGTCACGAGAGTTCTGGCACTTCTGTCCGTGGTGCGGACGCAAGGAGAAGCGTTGA
- a CDS encoding flagellar hook-basal body complex protein FliE translates to MAIESIGPSALANLRPGAAKEVEGTGFAGELSKFLEGVNKDQVEAATKIKELAVDGKGSIHDTMVAVSNAEGSFRLLMEMRNRMIDGVNRLLQSPN, encoded by the coding sequence ATGGCGATCGAGAGCATAGGACCCAGCGCGCTAGCGAACCTGCGCCCCGGCGCAGCGAAAGAAGTTGAAGGAACCGGTTTTGCTGGTGAACTCAGCAAGTTTCTCGAAGGCGTGAACAAGGACCAGGTGGAGGCAGCCACGAAGATCAAAGAACTCGCCGTGGATGGCAAAGGTTCCATCCACGACACGATGGTCGCGGTATCGAACGCCGAAGGCTCATTCCGGCTGCTCATGGAAATGCGGAATCGCATGATCGATGGCGTGAACCGACTCCTACAGTCACCCAACTAA
- a CDS encoding sigma-54-dependent Fis family transcriptional regulator codes for MIGLIELCGHGLVRAGIQRHGLPFTVLHDLNDVLNALSNDELDGLVVEAKELEPDVREILLAARRHETPSLFVTRERSVSNAVEALREGATDCLVAPFELESLTRALDRLSDAGAAAPSGEELPIPFITRDPEVLSTLEMARSVAASDATVMIEGESGTGKELLAQLVHRASARRTRELVTVNCAALPAGLLESELFGHERGAFTGAIARTIGKFELAQNATILLDEIGELELGLQAKLLRVIQEKQVQRVGAHRPIAVDFRLVATTNRNLAAEARAGRFREDLFYRLNVLPIRLKPLRERPDDIRLLLRHFLDIHRRAGRPLPELSAATLATLEAYDWPGNVRELENLVERLVLTSRGRIVEPQQLGLSQLHGATASPPIERIDSSGGLPFETIREMERWLIVETLRQMTGNRTRASQKLGISLRTLRNKIREYTIDEPDTLPRTGTARSASLPRTGQHLPGEL; via the coding sequence ATGATCGGATTGATTGAACTATGTGGCCACGGACTGGTGCGCGCCGGAATTCAGCGGCACGGCCTGCCTTTTACCGTACTTCATGACCTGAACGATGTGTTGAACGCACTCTCGAACGATGAACTCGACGGACTGGTCGTCGAGGCCAAGGAACTGGAGCCCGACGTGCGCGAGATTCTGCTCGCAGCCCGTCGTCACGAGACGCCAAGCCTTTTCGTAACGAGAGAGCGCAGCGTAAGCAATGCGGTCGAAGCCCTGCGCGAAGGAGCGACGGACTGCCTGGTAGCACCCTTCGAACTCGAGAGTTTGACGCGCGCACTCGACCGTCTGAGTGACGCAGGGGCCGCGGCGCCTTCGGGAGAAGAGCTACCGATTCCATTCATCACGCGAGATCCGGAAGTTTTATCGACGCTGGAAATGGCGCGTTCAGTCGCCGCAAGCGACGCCACAGTAATGATCGAAGGAGAAAGCGGAACCGGCAAGGAGCTACTGGCCCAACTGGTCCACCGCGCATCGGCCCGAAGAACGCGAGAACTCGTAACTGTAAACTGTGCAGCCCTTCCAGCTGGCCTGCTCGAGAGCGAACTCTTCGGGCACGAACGCGGCGCCTTCACCGGTGCAATTGCTCGAACGATCGGCAAGTTCGAACTCGCTCAGAACGCGACGATTCTGCTCGATGAAATCGGCGAACTCGAACTCGGACTCCAGGCGAAGCTCTTGCGCGTGATCCAGGAAAAGCAGGTACAACGCGTCGGTGCGCACCGGCCGATCGCGGTCGACTTCCGCCTGGTGGCGACGACGAATCGTAATCTTGCAGCCGAAGCCCGCGCAGGCCGCTTCCGCGAGGACCTGTTCTATCGCCTGAATGTTCTACCCATTCGCCTCAAGCCGTTGCGCGAGCGGCCTGACGACATCCGCTTGCTCTTACGTCACTTTCTGGACATCCATCGACGCGCCGGACGCCCACTTCCGGAACTCTCAGCAGCAACTCTCGCGACCCTCGAGGCCTACGACTGGCCGGGCAACGTACGGGAACTCGAGAATCTGGTCGAACGTCTGGTGCTTACGTCGCGCGGGCGGATTGTGGAGCCGCAACAACTCGGCTTGAGCCAGTTGCACGGCGCGACAGCGAGTCCGCCGATCGAGCGAATCGATTCCTCTGGGGGCTTGCCCTTCGAAACGATTCGAGAGATGGAGCGTTGGCTGATCGTCGAGACCCTGCGGCAGATGACCGGAAACCGGACACGTGCGTCACAGAAACTGGGGATCAGCCTGCGCACGCTCCGCAACAAGATCCGCGAATACACCATCGACGAACCCGACACACTGCCGCGAACGGGCACGGCGCGAAGCGCATCCCTTCCGCGTACCGGGCAACACCTGCCGGGTGAACTGTGA
- a CDS encoding MaoC family dehydratase, with the protein MPSNAEAALERFKKLVGENEGPSKDHKVEQAQINLFADATGDHQFIHIDPEKSAKLSPYKVTIAHGYLTLSMLPLLSGSIENSDPEAYKGVIMGVNYGLDKVRFPNPVKVDATIRANRELMSADLVAPNTIQLKQKVVIEIEGEAKPACVAESLSRLIYS; encoded by the coding sequence ATGCCCAGCAACGCAGAAGCCGCACTCGAGAGATTCAAAAAACTGGTCGGCGAGAACGAAGGACCGAGCAAGGATCACAAGGTCGAGCAAGCGCAAATCAACTTGTTTGCCGACGCCACCGGTGATCATCAGTTCATTCACATCGACCCCGAGAAGTCCGCGAAGCTCTCTCCCTACAAGGTGACGATCGCTCACGGCTATCTGACGCTCTCTATGCTCCCCCTTCTCTCCGGAAGCATCGAGAACAGCGATCCGGAGGCCTACAAAGGCGTGATCATGGGTGTGAACTACGGACTCGACAAAGTTCGCTTCCCGAACCCGGTCAAGGTGGATGCGACGATTCGCGCGAACCGCGAGTTGATGTCGGCAGACCTCGTGGCACCCAATACGATCCAGCTCAAGCAGAAGGTCGTGATCGAGATCGAGGGCGAGGCGAAGCCGGCCTGTGTGGCCGAGAGCTTGTCCCGGCTCATCTACAGTTGA
- the arsC gene encoding arsenate reductase (glutaredoxin) (This arsenate reductase requires both glutathione and glutaredoxin to convert arsenate to arsenite, after which the efflux transporter formed by ArsA and ArsB can extrude the arsenite from the cell, providing resistance.): protein MAKPVLYHNPRCSKSRAAKQLLEERGITIEIVEYLEAPLSRAELEKLMRKLDRPIAEWIRTGEDAFKARGLSLETPEAELLDAVAEEPLLMERPIFASGDRAVVGRPPELVLDLV, encoded by the coding sequence ATGGCAAAGCCCGTTCTCTACCACAATCCGCGCTGCTCGAAGAGTCGAGCGGCCAAGCAGTTGCTCGAAGAACGCGGAATCACCATCGAGATCGTCGAGTACCTGGAGGCGCCGCTCTCGCGCGCCGAACTCGAGAAATTGATGAGAAAGCTCGATCGGCCGATCGCCGAGTGGATTCGCACGGGCGAGGATGCGTTCAAGGCGCGCGGATTGAGCCTGGAGACGCCCGAGGCGGAATTACTCGACGCGGTGGCTGAAGAGCCCCTTCTGATGGAGCGCCCAATCTTCGCGAGTGGCGATCGGGCGGTCGTCGGACGGCCGCCGGAACTCGTACTCGATCTCGTCTAG
- the flgC gene encoding flagellar basal body rod protein FlgC produces MSFFSSLEIAASGLAADRMRVDLATTNLANANSTRTAAGGPYRRQDPALRAVGTEGTFSDRLSRAFQRVRIDGVVSDQKPPREVFNPSHPDANEDGVVLMPNVDTVEEMVNLMNAQRSFDANVSVIQASREMAQRALRIGR; encoded by the coding sequence ATGAGTTTCTTCTCTTCTCTGGAAATCGCCGCCTCGGGATTGGCCGCTGATCGCATGCGCGTTGATCTCGCGACCACGAATCTGGCAAACGCCAATTCCACGAGGACGGCCGCGGGTGGACCCTATCGGCGCCAGGATCCGGCACTGCGGGCCGTGGGCACGGAAGGCACTTTCTCCGATCGCCTGTCCCGCGCGTTCCAGCGCGTACGGATCGACGGTGTGGTCTCGGACCAGAAACCGCCTCGCGAAGTCTTCAATCCGTCACATCCAGATGCGAATGAGGATGGCGTCGTCTTGATGCCCAACGTCGACACGGTCGAGGAGATGGTCAACCTGATGAACGCGCAGCGCTCGTTCGATGCAAACGTCTCGGTCATCCAGGCGAGTCGCGAAATGGCGCAGCGGGCTCTGCGGATCGGCAGGTAA
- a CDS encoding phosphotransferase family protein, which translates to MKKLEQEERVRRIADFVRSQTSEQDVRVEDLRPLAGGSSRQVWNLDLTLGSKPDPMQLVLRIDPLAGKTTGLGGSNGFIREFRLLQEAVRCDVLVPRVYWACEDNETLGGPFYLMDRIEGEAIARRIFRAPELEKARAALPTQLGTALARIHRMDLNADGLDDLPAPAPGKSSPEEQIVQLRTGIDAAPAPTPVCELAFRFLERNVPDEGDRTIVHGDFRVGNVMVGPDGLRAVLDWELAHIGDPHEDLAWMCTKTWRFGNIDKPVGGIGAREPFYSAYEAESGRKLDRDALRYWEIICSLKVAVVWIFQVSAYLSGMRPSVEQAAIGRRMAETELDLLQLLDVA; encoded by the coding sequence GTGAAGAAACTGGAACAAGAAGAGCGCGTGCGACGTATCGCGGACTTCGTGCGCTCGCAGACGTCGGAACAGGACGTGCGCGTCGAGGATCTACGGCCCCTTGCCGGGGGGTCTTCCAGACAGGTCTGGAATCTCGACCTGACCCTGGGCTCGAAGCCGGATCCCATGCAACTCGTTCTTCGCATCGATCCGCTTGCCGGAAAAACGACCGGACTCGGCGGATCCAATGGATTCATCCGTGAATTCCGCTTGCTGCAAGAGGCTGTCCGTTGTGACGTTCTTGTCCCGCGTGTCTACTGGGCCTGCGAGGATAACGAGACGCTCGGCGGTCCTTTCTACTTGATGGATCGGATCGAGGGCGAAGCGATCGCCCGCCGCATCTTTCGCGCGCCGGAACTGGAGAAGGCCCGAGCCGCGCTCCCTACCCAATTAGGGACAGCTCTTGCGCGGATCCATCGCATGGACCTGAACGCGGACGGACTCGATGATTTGCCCGCGCCTGCGCCAGGCAAGTCGAGTCCCGAAGAGCAGATCGTACAGCTTCGAACGGGCATCGACGCGGCTCCAGCGCCCACACCCGTGTGCGAGCTCGCATTTCGTTTCCTGGAGCGCAACGTACCGGACGAAGGCGATCGCACGATCGTTCACGGTGACTTCCGCGTCGGTAATGTCATGGTCGGACCGGATGGCTTGCGTGCAGTTCTCGACTGGGAACTCGCGCACATCGGCGATCCACACGAAGACCTGGCCTGGATGTGCACCAAGACCTGGCGGTTTGGGAACATCGACAAGCCAGTCGGAGGGATCGGCGCTCGCGAGCCATTCTACTCGGCTTATGAAGCCGAAAGCGGTCGTAAACTCGATCGCGACGCGCTCCGCTACTGGGAGATCATCTGCTCGCTCAAGGTTGCAGTCGTCTGGATCTTCCAGGTGAGTGCCTACCTGTCCGGAATGCGACCTAGCGTCGAGCAGGCCGCGATCGGACGGCGCATGGCCGAAACCGAACTCGATCTTCTGCAACTCCTCGACGTCGCCTGA
- a CDS encoding DUF423 domain-containing protein has translation MSWVGVAGFLGASGVAAGAFGAHGLREHLTPEILASWDTAVLYHLLHSLAILALGLVGVVNGRKVHLPASLFTAGVFLFSGSIYALALGLPRVLGPVTPLGGLCLIAGWISLPWWARSSAKS, from the coding sequence TTGAGCTGGGTCGGAGTTGCAGGATTCCTGGGAGCGTCCGGTGTTGCCGCCGGCGCATTCGGCGCGCACGGGCTGCGCGAGCACCTGACCCCCGAGATCCTGGCATCCTGGGATACGGCCGTGCTGTACCACCTGCTCCACAGCCTGGCGATCCTGGCCCTGGGCCTCGTTGGAGTCGTCAACGGGCGCAAAGTGCATCTTCCCGCTTCGCTCTTCACTGCGGGCGTGTTCTTGTTTTCGGGCTCGATCTACGCTCTGGCTCTGGGCTTGCCGCGTGTGCTGGGCCCCGTGACGCCTCTCGGGGGCCTGTGCTTGATTGCCGGATGGATTTCTCTGCCCTGGTGGGCGCGAAGCAGCGCGAAGTCGTGA
- a CDS encoding TonB-dependent receptor produces MKLDRHPDCRFRGAANLPSAIAIATAALLLTWVCPQFTSASESDPGEITLYETESARSPSRLLETPQAISVISREEIHQVRPAVTIDEAVDLVPGVFAQGGRNFAQDSRVSIRGYGARATFGVRGIRLLVDGVPNTLADGQSEVDSLDLAFTERIEISRGPMSALYGGSGGGTISVQTLSPSEVPRYEARVLFGSDHLSRYSATTTGTLAETGYAFGLAWTRAGGYRDHSRSRQQVLFSKLERELAGGTRLQGIFSSTWAPEAQDPGGLKSLQVESDRSQARADAITGDSREKLNQQKLSLSARHAFGESRELRAMIYGLQRDFSNALPNFVDKRIDLDRSAGGLGLLWIDRSSPVRFTFGLDLDIQKDQRSEYGNDNGLRGSLRVRQSETVRSVGPFGMAEFDLDCGLGFVAGVRYDWTEFKVGDRFVNGGSGDHSDRRRFRQLSPRFGIHFGRSPAFNTYANLSSSFRVPTTTELAEADGGFSSNLDSESTLGFEIGAKGVLSERLYYDLAVFDLRIKDVAVGYTDASNSDLFRDAGEVRRRGAELGLSLLLTPVLSLRLGYTYADYRYKDFDFLDLNTPAFVEYDGNREPNTPQHSLSSELRYDPGEGPFAVLSLRHYADIETNDENSAESPGATLLDLGLGWRLKRDRTTWIPFLGVRNLSKVEYDQTLRPNDFNSRFHEPAPETELYIGLELSLD; encoded by the coding sequence TTGAAGCTGGATCGACACCCGGATTGCCGGTTCCGGGGAGCTGCGAACCTTCCGAGCGCTATCGCGATCGCAACGGCCGCACTGCTCCTCACCTGGGTTTGCCCACAGTTCACATCTGCGAGCGAGAGCGACCCCGGCGAGATCACCCTGTACGAAACCGAATCCGCGCGCTCTCCTTCCCGCCTGCTCGAGACACCTCAGGCCATTTCCGTGATCTCCCGCGAGGAGATCCACCAGGTTCGACCGGCCGTCACGATCGATGAAGCCGTCGATCTCGTTCCCGGCGTATTCGCTCAGGGCGGACGCAACTTCGCACAGGACAGCCGCGTGTCGATTCGCGGCTATGGCGCACGAGCCACGTTTGGAGTGCGGGGTATTCGCCTGCTGGTCGACGGGGTTCCGAACACCCTGGCCGACGGTCAGAGCGAGGTCGATTCCCTGGACCTCGCCTTCACCGAGCGCATCGAGATCAGCCGTGGCCCGATGTCCGCTCTGTACGGAGGTAGCGGTGGCGGAACGATTTCCGTCCAGACTCTGTCTCCCAGCGAGGTACCGCGCTACGAGGCTCGAGTGTTGTTCGGCAGTGATCACCTCTCGCGCTACTCCGCCACGACGACCGGCACCCTGGCCGAGACAGGCTATGCCTTTGGACTCGCCTGGACACGAGCGGGCGGATATCGCGACCACTCGCGCTCCAGGCAGCAGGTCCTGTTTTCAAAGCTCGAGCGCGAACTCGCGGGTGGCACCCGCCTGCAGGGCATCTTCTCCAGCACCTGGGCGCCAGAAGCCCAGGATCCCGGGGGTTTGAAAAGCCTCCAGGTAGAAAGCGACCGCAGCCAGGCGCGCGCGGATGCGATCACGGGCGACTCGCGCGAGAAGCTCAACCAACAGAAACTCTCGCTCTCTGCACGCCACGCATTCGGTGAATCCCGAGAACTCCGCGCGATGATCTACGGGTTGCAGCGCGACTTCAGCAATGCGCTGCCGAACTTCGTGGACAAACGTATTGATCTGGACCGAAGTGCCGGTGGCCTTGGACTGCTGTGGATCGACCGGAGTTCGCCGGTCCGTTTCACCTTCGGACTCGACCTCGATATCCAGAAGGACCAGCGCAGCGAGTACGGAAACGATAACGGTCTGCGGGGTTCGCTTCGCGTGCGCCAATCCGAAACGGTGCGCTCTGTCGGGCCCTTCGGAATGGCGGAATTCGACCTGGACTGTGGTCTCGGGTTCGTCGCGGGCGTGCGCTACGACTGGACGGAGTTCAAGGTAGGCGATCGCTTCGTAAACGGTGGCAGCGGTGATCACTCGGATCGACGCCGCTTCCGCCAGCTTTCTCCGCGTTTTGGCATTCACTTCGGGCGTTCACCCGCGTTCAATACCTACGCCAACCTCTCTAGCTCGTTTCGCGTCCCCACGACGACAGAACTCGCAGAGGCGGATGGCGGGTTCTCTTCCAACCTCGATTCCGAGAGCACTCTCGGTTTCGAGATCGGCGCCAAGGGCGTGCTCTCCGAACGCCTGTACTACGACCTGGCCGTGTTCGACTTGCGCATCAAGGACGTGGCCGTCGGCTACACAGATGCATCCAATAGCGATCTATTTCGCGACGCGGGAGAAGTGCGACGCCGCGGTGCAGAACTCGGCCTTTCACTTCTACTGACACCCGTGCTCAGCCTGCGCCTGGGCTACACCTACGCGGACTATCGCTACAAGGACTTCGACTTCCTTGACCTGAACACTCCGGCGTTCGTCGAATACGACGGAAATCGCGAGCCAAACACACCGCAGCATTCCCTGAGTAGTGAACTGCGTTACGACCCCGGCGAAGGTCCGTTTGCCGTCCTGTCGTTGCGCCACTATGCAGATATCGAAACCAACGACGAGAACAGCGCCGAGTCCCCCGGGGCGACCCTTTTGGATCTCGGCCTGGGTTGGCGCTTGAAGCGGGATCGCACTACATGGATTCCATTTCTCGGCGTGCGCAACTTGAGCAAGGTCGAGTACGACCAGACACTGCGACCCAATGACTTCAATTCACGCTTCCACGAACCCGCGCCCGAGACGGAACTGTACATAGGTCTGGAACTCTCGCTGGACTGA
- a CDS encoding 3-deoxy-7-phosphoheptulonate synthase: protein MIIVMKADILPDGPEVRQVIEMAKRYPDVQTEVRAIQGTTRGLTEVYLLGSTGSVPEGPFEEFSAVEKVIRIRERYRSIGRHEGQAEAIGFEYNGVHFGQDSFHIFAGLCAVDTRQNVDTMFRELKGIGLNTTRAGAYKPRTSPYDFQGHGATCLPFLFELAGKHGMKVVAMEVTSSAQIEEIDTALEDAGRPTGVMLQIGTRNAQNFELLKDVGAQHEYPVLFKRGMGITLEESLNAVEYVASGGNHKIIFCLRGMKTNLGDPHRNFVDFGSVPVVKRLTRMPVCIDPSHSVGKKVVAPDGLLDIHHVTAQGVIAGANLVLVDFHPNPAEALCDGPQALLLPELEHFVRDAQIVRDAYAQRLKLVQESGLKF from the coding sequence ATGATCATCGTGATGAAAGCAGACATCCTTCCGGACGGCCCAGAGGTCCGGCAAGTCATCGAGATGGCGAAGCGCTATCCCGACGTTCAGACGGAAGTGCGGGCGATCCAGGGGACCACGCGCGGACTCACCGAGGTGTATCTACTCGGTTCCACCGGATCGGTCCCCGAGGGCCCGTTCGAGGAGTTCTCGGCGGTCGAGAAAGTCATCCGGATCCGCGAGCGTTATCGATCGATCGGCCGGCACGAAGGTCAGGCCGAGGCGATCGGCTTCGAGTACAACGGGGTTCACTTCGGTCAAGACAGCTTTCACATCTTCGCCGGTCTCTGCGCTGTCGATACGCGCCAGAACGTCGACACCATGTTCCGCGAGCTCAAGGGAATCGGCCTGAATACGACCCGGGCCGGGGCCTACAAGCCCCGCACGAGTCCCTATGACTTCCAGGGCCATGGCGCTACCTGTCTGCCATTCCTATTCGAACTAGCCGGTAAACACGGGATGAAAGTCGTCGCCATGGAAGTGACGAGCAGCGCGCAGATCGAAGAGATCGATACCGCTCTGGAAGACGCCGGGAGGCCGACCGGCGTCATGCTGCAGATCGGTACCCGGAACGCTCAGAATTTCGAGCTGCTCAAGGACGTCGGTGCTCAACACGAATACCCCGTGCTGTTCAAGCGCGGTATGGGTATTACGCTCGAAGAATCGCTGAACGCCGTCGAGTACGTGGCTTCGGGCGGAAATCACAAGATCATCTTCTGTCTACGAGGCATGAAGACGAACCTCGGTGATCCGCATCGCAACTTCGTCGACTTTGGATCCGTGCCTGTCGTCAAGCGGTTGACGCGCATGCCGGTGTGTATCGATCCATCGCATTCCGTCGGTAAAAAGGTCGTAGCTCCGGACGGATTGCTCGATATTCACCACGTGACCGCACAGGGAGTGATCGCCGGAGCGAACCTGGTGCTGGTCGACTTTCACCCGAACCCGGCCGAAGCTCTCTGCGACGGTCCTCAGGCGCTACTGCTTCCGGAGCTCGAGCACTTCGTTCGCGACGCACAGATCGTCCGCGATGCCTACGCGCAGAGGCTCAAGCTCGTCCAGGAGTCCGGCCTGAAGTTCTGA
- the flgB gene encoding flagellar basal body rod protein FlgB, with the protein MPLIENPLSTVLEQVLRHQNARQDAIASNIANANTPGYKSFDLVMRESSERMAPIAPRQSSSRHMSESQAMDNAGSRIVRSDAPARLDGNNVSMEEEFMKMTENRMRYQAIFEMMDKWGGLMPIAREVR; encoded by the coding sequence ATGCCGTTGATCGAAAACCCACTATCCACAGTGCTCGAGCAGGTGCTTCGTCATCAGAACGCGCGCCAAGATGCAATCGCATCCAACATCGCGAACGCAAACACACCCGGATACAAGTCCTTCGATCTCGTGATGCGGGAAAGCTCCGAACGCATGGCACCGATCGCTCCCCGGCAATCGAGTTCCCGGCATATGTCTGAATCGCAAGCGATGGACAACGCTGGCTCCCGAATCGTTCGCTCCGATGCTCCCGCCCGACTCGACGGGAACAACGTCTCGATGGAGGAGGAGTTCATGAAGATGACGGAGAATCGAATGAGGTATCAAGCGATCTTCGAAATGATGGACAAGTGGGGCGGACTGATGCCCATCGCGAGGGAGGTCCGATGA